One Paracoccaceae bacterium genomic region harbors:
- a CDS encoding N-acetylmuramic acid 6-phosphate etherase → MDSRPTEARHPASVGIHARPAAQVLADCLSAQAMAVAAIGAAIPALTDAAEAAGAALAGGGRMAYAGAGSSGLMALADALELAGTFGIAPERTPVLFAGGAAALMHMRGGVEDDGDAARAEVAALGLNARDAVICVSASGSTPYTLAVAEAARAAGATLIGMASVPGSRLLETAHHPVLIETGAEVISGSTRMGAATAQKVALNMLSVLVGIRLGAVHDGYMVDVVADNAKLAGRAARIVAAISGADEGTARAALVATDGAVKPAVLVARGHAPDAARAALATSGGHLAPHL, encoded by the coding sequence ATGGACAGCAGACCGACAGAGGCGCGGCATCCGGCATCGGTGGGCATCCATGCCCGTCCGGCCGCGCAGGTGCTGGCCGACTGCCTGTCGGCGCAGGCGATGGCGGTCGCGGCAATCGGCGCCGCGATTCCGGCCCTGACCGACGCCGCCGAGGCTGCTGGCGCTGCGCTGGCCGGGGGCGGGCGGATGGCCTATGCCGGTGCGGGCTCGTCAGGGTTGATGGCGCTGGCAGATGCGCTGGAGCTCGCCGGAACCTTCGGGATCGCGCCCGAACGGACACCGGTGCTGTTTGCGGGCGGCGCGGCGGCGCTGATGCACATGCGCGGCGGGGTCGAGGATGACGGAGACGCCGCCCGTGCCGAGGTGGCGGCGCTGGGCCTGAACGCGCGGGATGCGGTGATCTGCGTCTCGGCCTCGGGATCGACGCCCTACACGCTTGCCGTCGCCGAGGCGGCACGGGCGGCGGGTGCCACGCTGATCGGCATGGCTTCGGTTCCGGGGTCACGCCTGCTGGAAACCGCACACCATCCGGTGCTGATCGAGACCGGGGCCGAGGTGATTTCCGGCTCCACCCGGATGGGGGCCGCCACCGCGCAGAAGGTCGCGCTCAACATGCTGTCGGTGCTGGTGGGCATCCGCCTGGGTGCCGTGCATGACGGCTACATGGTGGACGTTGTTGCCGACAATGCCAAGCTGGCCGGGCGTGCTGCCCGCATCGTGGCGGCAATCTCGGGCGCCGACGAGGGCACGGCGCGCGCCGCGCTTGTGGCGACCGATGGCGCCGTCAAGCCTGCCGTACTGGTTGCACGCGGCCATGCGCCGGATGCCGCCCGGGCGGCTTTGGCGACCAGTGGCGGGCACCTGGCGCCGCATCTCTAG
- a CDS encoding Gfo/Idh/MocA family oxidoreductase, protein MIRVLVAGLGTMGKSHALAYHADPAFRIAGLVNRSPVELPDALRGYPVTSDFHEALERLRPDLVCVATYSDSHADFAVAAMEAGAHVFVEKPLATTVADARRVADCAARTGRKVVVGYILRHHPSWIRLIAEARALGGPYVFRLNLNQQSSGPTWEVHKALMQTTSPIVDCGVHYVDVMCQITDAAPVEVRGMGLRLSDEIAPDMYNYGHFQVLFADGSVGWYEAGWGPMMSDTAFFVKDVISPNGAVSIRMPESARSDDHDTHTRTSALRIHRVGRPDEDLSMADEPGHQALCDREQAFVARAITEDLDLARHLQDAVRSLAVCIAADESVRTGLAVKL, encoded by the coding sequence ATGATCCGCGTTCTTGTTGCCGGGCTGGGTACCATGGGGAAAAGCCATGCGCTTGCCTATCACGCCGATCCCGCGTTCCGGATTGCCGGGCTGGTGAACCGATCGCCGGTCGAGCTGCCGGACGCGCTGCGCGGCTATCCTGTCACGTCCGACTTCCACGAGGCCCTGGAACGCCTGCGCCCCGATCTTGTCTGCGTCGCCACCTATTCCGACAGCCACGCCGATTTCGCCGTGGCGGCGATGGAGGCGGGCGCGCATGTCTTTGTCGAGAAGCCGCTGGCCACCACCGTTGCCGATGCGCGGCGTGTGGCGGATTGCGCCGCCCGCACCGGGCGCAAGGTCGTGGTCGGCTATATCCTGCGGCATCATCCGTCATGGATTCGGCTGATCGCCGAGGCGCGCGCGCTTGGCGGGCCGTATGTCTTCCGGCTGAACCTGAACCAGCAGTCCAGTGGCCCGACATGGGAGGTCCACAAGGCGCTGATGCAGACGACCAGCCCCATCGTCGACTGCGGCGTGCACTATGTCGACGTAATGTGCCAGATCACGGATGCCGCCCCGGTCGAGGTGCGCGGGATGGGCCTTCGCCTGTCCGACGAGATCGCGCCGGACATGTACAACTACGGCCATTTCCAGGTGCTGTTCGCGGATGGCTCGGTCGGCTGGTACGAAGCCGGCTGGGGCCCGATGATGAGCGATACGGCCTTTTTCGTGAAGGATGTCATCAGCCCGAATGGCGCGGTGTCGATCCGCATGCCGGAAAGCGCACGGTCGGACGACCACGACACCCACACGAGGACCTCGGCGCTCCGCATCCATCGGGTGGGTCGCCCCGACGAGGATCTCAGCATGGCCGATGAGCCGGGCCATCAGGCGCTGTGTGACCGGGAACAGGCCTTCGTCGCCCGCGCGATCACCGAAGACCTTGATCTTGCACGCCACCTTCAGGATGCCGTGCGCTCGCTTGCCGTGTGCATTGCCGCTGATGAGAGCGTACGCACGGGCCTTGCCGTGAAGCTCTGA
- a CDS encoding carbohydrate ABC transporter permease: MAARTTLSRSIAAHAVLLTYTVIALFPVFVIVINSFKSRRAIFADPLALPSPSNFDAIGYATVLKQGDFILYFQNSMIVTVASLFFVLLFGAMAAFALSEYRFRGNLVMGLYLALGIMIPIRLGTVAILEIMVAGGLVNTLTALILVYTAQGLPLAVFILSEFMRSVSDDLKNAGRIDGLSEYRIFFSLVLPLVRPAMATVAVFTMIPIWNDLWFPLILAPAEATKTITLGSQVFIGQFVTNWNAVLAALSLAILPVLVLYLIFSRQLIRGITAGAVK, from the coding sequence ATGGCCGCACGCACAACATTGTCGCGCAGCATCGCCGCCCATGCGGTCCTGCTGACCTACACGGTGATCGCGCTGTTCCCGGTGTTCGTCATCGTGATCAACAGCTTCAAGTCGCGTCGTGCGATCTTCGCCGATCCGCTGGCGCTGCCCTCGCCATCGAACTTCGATGCCATCGGCTATGCCACGGTCCTGAAGCAGGGTGACTTCATTCTCTACTTCCAGAATTCGATGATCGTGACCGTGGCCTCGCTGTTCTTCGTGCTGCTGTTCGGTGCGATGGCAGCCTTCGCGCTGTCGGAATACCGGTTCCGGGGCAATCTGGTCATGGGCCTGTATCTGGCGCTCGGCATCATGATTCCGATCCGGCTTGGCACCGTGGCGATCCTCGAGATCATGGTGGCGGGCGGGCTTGTGAACACGCTGACGGCACTGATCCTTGTCTACACCGCGCAGGGCCTGCCGCTTGCCGTGTTCATCCTGTCGGAATTCATGCGCAGCGTGTCGGATGACCTGAAGAACGCGGGCCGCATCGACGGATTGTCGGAGTACCGCATCTTTTTTTCGCTGGTGCTGCCGCTGGTGCGGCCCGCCATGGCCACGGTGGCCGTGTTCACCATGATCCCGATCTGGAACGACCTGTGGTTCCCGCTGATCCTGGCCCCGGCCGAAGCGACCAAGACCATCACGCTGGGCAGCCAGGTCTTTATCGGGCAGTTCGTCACCAACTGGAACGCGGTGCTGGCGGCGCTGTCGCTCGCCATCCTGCCGGTGCTTGTCCTCTATCTCATCTTCTCGCGGCAACTGATCCGCGGGATCACTGCGGGAGCCGTGAAATGA
- a CDS encoding carbohydrate ABC transporter substrate-binding protein: MTRTIRMALLASTVLGGAAHAQTTLTIESWRNDDLSIWQDAIIPAFEAANPGIKVIFAPSAPAEYNAVLNSKLAAGSAGDLITCRPFDASLQLYNDGHLADLTDLAAMANFSPVAKSAWQTDDGAATFCVPMASVIHGFIYNADAFAEVGVEVPATEAEFFAALDKFKAHGGYIPLAMGTNDQWEAATMGYNNIGPNFWKGEEGRLALIKGEQKLTDDAWVAPFRSLAKWKDYLGDGFEAQTYPDSQNLFTLGRAAIYPAGSWEISGFNTQAGFKMGAFPPPVQAAGDTCYISDHTDIAIGLNAKSPNAEAGRVFLEWVGSPEFAMLYANALPGFFSLNATPVEMQDPLAQEFVSWRGKCQSTIRSTYQILSRGTPNLENETWNASANVIRGSETPEAAAERLQAGLAAWYAPQQ, translated from the coding sequence ATGACACGAACGATCCGCATGGCCCTTCTGGCCTCGACGGTGCTGGGTGGCGCGGCGCATGCGCAGACCACGCTGACCATCGAGAGCTGGCGCAACGACGACCTGTCGATCTGGCAGGATGCCATCATCCCGGCGTTCGAGGCCGCAAATCCCGGCATCAAGGTGATCTTCGCGCCCTCGGCGCCGGCCGAATACAATGCCGTGCTGAACTCCAAGCTTGCCGCCGGTTCGGCGGGCGACCTGATCACCTGCCGTCCCTTCGATGCCTCGCTGCAACTGTACAATGACGGGCATCTGGCCGATCTGACGGATCTGGCCGCGATGGCGAACTTCAGCCCCGTCGCGAAATCGGCCTGGCAGACCGATGACGGCGCCGCGACGTTCTGCGTTCCCATGGCCAGCGTCATCCATGGCTTCATCTACAACGCCGACGCCTTTGCCGAGGTGGGCGTCGAGGTTCCGGCGACCGAGGCCGAGTTCTTCGCCGCGCTCGACAAGTTCAAGGCGCACGGCGGCTACATTCCGCTGGCCATGGGCACGAACGACCAGTGGGAAGCCGCCACGATGGGCTACAACAACATCGGGCCGAATTTCTGGAAGGGCGAAGAGGGGCGCCTTGCGCTGATCAAGGGCGAGCAGAAGCTGACCGACGATGCCTGGGTCGCACCGTTCCGCAGCCTCGCGAAATGGAAGGATTACCTGGGCGACGGGTTCGAGGCGCAGACCTATCCGGACAGCCAGAACCTGTTCACCCTGGGCCGCGCCGCCATCTATCCTGCCGGATCGTGGGAAATCAGCGGGTTCAACACGCAGGCCGGGTTCAAGATGGGTGCGTTCCCGCCGCCGGTGCAGGCTGCGGGCGATACCTGCTACATCAGCGACCACACCGACATCGCCATCGGCCTCAACGCTAAGTCGCCAAATGCCGAGGCCGGCCGGGTATTCCTGGAATGGGTGGGCAGCCCGGAATTCGCGATGCTCTATGCCAACGCGCTGCCCGGGTTCTTCTCGCTCAACGCGACGCCGGTCGAGATGCAGGACCCGCTGGCGCAGGAGTTCGTGTCCTGGCGCGGCAAGTGCCAGTCGACCATCCGGTCGACCTATCAGATCCTGTCGCGCGGCACGCCGAACCTGGAAAACGAGACCTGGAACGCATCGGCCAACGTGATCCGCGGGTCGGAGACACCCGAGGCGGCTGCCGAGCGGCTGCAGGCGGGTCTCGCAGCCTGGTACGCACCGCAGCAGTGA
- a CDS encoding Rieske 2Fe-2S domain-containing protein — protein MTRHDSSLTPLQELRANVDTPFSQALAMPKSVYVSPDFAALEQQHIFAREWLCAGRAEALPNPGDYLTMTIAGEPVIVLRDGSGALRAMSNVCRHRMSTLLEGRGNVRSIVCPYHAWTYNLDGTLRGAPAMALNDAFCRDRIALPRVRCVDWQGWIMVTLNPDAPDPAARLADVEALVGKYRMQDYVEAFREEFDWNTNWKVLAENFMESYHLPVCHAGTIGPTVDLLKMTCPEGLPAFNYHYIIKNDALDLTLAHPSNTTLQGDDRRTTWLLSIYPALLITLSPGYFWYLSLTPEGPGRVHVLFGGGLAPEFVEDPKAREHFARLKALLDDVNVEDKGCVERVYRGLCAGLSDPGPLSHLERPNYDFARYVAGMMPGG, from the coding sequence ATGACGCGCCACGATTCCTCGCTGACACCCCTGCAGGAACTGCGGGCCAATGTGGACACGCCGTTTTCCCAGGCGCTCGCGATGCCGAAGTCGGTCTATGTGTCGCCCGATTTCGCGGCCCTGGAACAGCAGCACATCTTCGCGCGGGAATGGCTCTGCGCGGGCCGGGCCGAGGCTTTGCCGAACCCCGGCGACTATCTGACGATGACAATCGCGGGCGAGCCGGTGATCGTGCTGCGCGACGGTTCGGGCGCGCTTCGGGCCATGTCGAACGTCTGCCGGCACCGGATGTCGACGCTGCTGGAAGGCCGGGGGAACGTGCGGTCGATCGTCTGCCCCTATCACGCCTGGACCTACAACCTGGACGGCACGCTGCGGGGGGCGCCGGCGATGGCGCTGAACGATGCCTTCTGCCGCGACCGGATCGCGCTGCCGCGGGTGCGCTGCGTCGACTGGCAGGGCTGGATCATGGTGACGCTGAACCCCGACGCACCCGACCCGGCCGCGCGGTTGGCGGATGTCGAGGCGCTGGTCGGGAAGTACCGGATGCAGGACTATGTCGAGGCGTTCCGGGAGGAGTTCGACTGGAACACGAACTGGAAGGTGCTGGCCGAGAACTTCATGGAAAGCTACCACCTGCCGGTCTGCCACGCCGGCACCATCGGGCCCACGGTCGACCTGCTGAAGATGACCTGCCCCGAGGGGCTGCCCGCGTTCAACTATCACTACATCATCAAGAACGACGCGCTTGACCTGACGCTGGCGCATCCGTCGAACACCACGCTGCAGGGGGATGACAGGCGCACGACCTGGCTGCTGTCGATCTATCCGGCGCTCCTGATCACGCTGTCGCCGGGTTATTTCTGGTACCTGTCGCTGACGCCGGAGGGGCCGGGGCGGGTGCATGTCCTGTTCGGCGGCGGACTTGCCCCGGAATTCGTCGAGGACCCGAAGGCGCGCGAGCATTTCGCGCGGCTGAAGGCGCTGCTGGACGATGTGAACGTCGAGGACAAGGGCTGCGTGGAGCGGGTCTATCGCGGGCTGTGTGCCGGGCTTTCGGACCCCGGACCGCTGAGCCATCTGGAGCGTCCGAATTATGACTTCGCGCGCTATGTGGCGGGGATGATGCCGGGGGGCTAG
- a CDS encoding sugar ABC transporter permease, whose amino-acid sequence MALRKPVRWHIAVFLAPAVLVYTAIMIVPLFGTLNLALFNRVDGARQFVGLANFATLFGDERWSGAFWNALGNNAWFFLVHMLVQNPVGVALAALLSSPRLRMAAFYRTAIFIPTILSFVIVGFVWKLILSPIWGIAPGMLDMIGLKSLFAPWLGREETALTTLALISVWQFVGIPMMLIYAALLSIPDEVMEAAEMDGITGWSRFRRIQLPLILPSIGIISILTFVGNFNAFDLIYVSQGALAGPNFATDILGTFLYRTFFGFQLQLGDPHMGATIATAMFAIILVGVCVYLFGIQTRLRRYQF is encoded by the coding sequence ATGGCTTTGCGAAAGCCCGTGCGCTGGCACATTGCCGTGTTTCTGGCCCCGGCGGTGCTGGTCTATACCGCGATCATGATCGTGCCGCTGTTCGGCACGCTGAATCTCGCGCTGTTCAACCGGGTCGACGGCGCGCGGCAGTTCGTGGGGCTTGCGAACTTTGCCACGCTGTTCGGTGACGAACGCTGGTCGGGCGCGTTCTGGAACGCGCTCGGCAACAATGCCTGGTTCTTCCTGGTTCACATGCTGGTGCAGAATCCCGTCGGCGTGGCGCTTGCGGCGCTGCTGTCGTCGCCCCGTCTGCGGATGGCCGCCTTCTATCGCACGGCGATCTTCATTCCGACGATCCTGTCCTTCGTCATCGTGGGATTCGTCTGGAAACTGATCCTGTCGCCGATCTGGGGCATCGCCCCGGGAATGCTCGACATGATCGGCCTGAAAAGCCTTTTCGCGCCCTGGCTGGGACGCGAGGAGACGGCACTGACCACTCTGGCCCTGATTTCGGTATGGCAGTTCGTGGGCATACCCATGATGCTGATCTACGCGGCGCTGCTGTCGATCCCGGACGAGGTGATGGAAGCGGCCGAGATGGACGGCATCACCGGCTGGTCACGGTTCCGCCGCATCCAGCTGCCCCTGATCCTGCCCTCGATCGGGATCATCAGCATCCTGACATTCGTAGGAAATTTCAACGCCTTCGACCTGATCTACGTCAGCCAGGGCGCATTGGCGGGCCCGAACTTCGCCACCGATATCCTGGGCACGTTCCTGTACCGCACATTCTTCGGGTTCCAGCTGCAGCTTGGCGATCCGCACATGGGTGCAACCATCGCGACCGCGATGTTCGCGATCATCCTGGTGGGCGTCTGCGTCTATCTGTTCGGCATCCAGACGCGGCTGCGCCGCTATCAGTTCTGA
- a CDS encoding GntR family transcriptional regulator has translation MDRIFSAEGFDDTGAGPLYLQLHRRIAQGIAEGRLKPGDSLPPERDMAALTGLSRVTIRKAVQALVADGALTQRRGSGTFVAPRVERLEQALSLLTSFTEDMARRGKAVESRWISRSIAAPAPEEVMALGLRAGDRVARLDRVRSSDGVPLAIERASIPTWALPDPEIVEASLYAVLQARGMRPVRAVQRISAANLAARDADLLGVAPGAAGLRIERIGHLASGRVVELTRSLYRGDAYDFAVELTLAPQDAGQERTPA, from the coding sequence ATGGACCGCATCTTCTCTGCCGAGGGATTTGACGACACCGGCGCAGGGCCGCTTTACCTGCAGCTGCACCGGCGCATCGCGCAGGGTATCGCCGAAGGGCGGCTGAAACCCGGCGACAGCCTGCCGCCCGAACGCGACATGGCGGCGCTGACGGGGCTGAGCCGGGTGACAATCCGCAAGGCGGTGCAGGCGCTTGTCGCCGATGGCGCGCTGACGCAGCGACGCGGTTCGGGCACCTTCGTCGCCCCGCGCGTCGAGCGGCTGGAACAGGCGCTGTCGCTGCTGACCTCGTTCACCGAAGACATGGCGCGGCGCGGCAAGGCTGTCGAGAGCCGCTGGATTTCGCGCAGCATCGCCGCCCCCGCCCCGGAAGAGGTGATGGCCCTTGGCCTGCGCGCGGGCGACCGGGTGGCGCGACTGGATCGCGTGCGGTCGTCCGACGGTGTGCCGCTGGCCATCGAGCGGGCGTCGATTCCCACCTGGGCGCTGCCCGATCCCGAGATCGTCGAGGCCTCGCTCTACGCGGTTCTGCAGGCGCGCGGCATGCGCCCGGTGCGGGCGGTGCAGCGCATATCGGCCGCGAACCTCGCCGCGCGCGATGCCGATCTGCTGGGCGTGGCGCCTGGCGCCGCCGGGTTGCGGATCGAACGCATCGGGCATCTGGCCTCTGGCCGGGTGGTCGAACTGACCCGCTCGCTCTATCGCGGCGACGCCTATGACTTCGCCGTCGAACTCACCCTTGCGCCACAGGACGCAGGCCAGGAAAGGACACCCGCATGA
- a CDS encoding N-acetylglucosamine-6-phosphate deacetylase produces the protein MPAFTLVGADVFDGTVLHPGAGLAVEDGEIAAILPPGAPPMGPAVRLDGGTLAPGFLDLQVNGGGGWQVDGTATADRIAGLCQVHARLGATGILPTLITDTPQATARVIAAGSAAARARVPGFLGLHLEGPHLDPRRKGAHDPALIRPMTDDDLAALIAARGALPALMVTLAPAAATPAQIARLAAAGVTVSLGHADCTLAEASAAMAAGAACATHLFNAMSPLGHREPGLVGAILSSDLPAGLIADGIHVVGETLRVALAARPDGLFLVSDCMAFAGSGLTEITLGGRRILRRGGQLTLEDGTLAGADLTLPRAVSVLASLGVPLARILAMVTTTPARLIGAAAGRLGPGCRADLVHLAPDLSLAAVWRGGVPLTH, from the coding sequence ATGCCAGCCTTCACCCTTGTCGGGGCCGATGTCTTCGACGGCACGGTGCTGCACCCTGGTGCCGGGCTGGCCGTCGAGGATGGCGAGATCGCGGCGATCCTGCCGCCCGGGGCCCCGCCGATGGGCCCGGCGGTTCGGCTGGACGGCGGGACGCTGGCGCCGGGCTTCCTGGATCTCCAGGTGAACGGCGGCGGTGGCTGGCAGGTCGACGGCACGGCAACCGCCGACCGGATTGCCGGTCTTTGTCAGGTCCACGCCCGGCTGGGCGCGACGGGCATCCTGCCCACCCTGATCACCGACACGCCACAGGCAACCGCGCGCGTCATCGCGGCCGGATCAGCCGCGGCGCGGGCGCGGGTTCCGGGTTTCCTGGGGCTGCACCTCGAAGGCCCGCATCTCGACCCGCGGCGCAAGGGTGCGCATGACCCTGCCCTGATCCGCCCGATGACCGACGATGACCTCGCGGCGCTGATCGCGGCCCGCGGCGCCCTGCCCGCGCTGATGGTGACACTGGCCCCCGCGGCCGCGACACCCGCGCAGATCGCGCGGCTTGCGGCGGCCGGGGTGACCGTCAGCCTGGGCCATGCCGATTGCACGCTGGCCGAGGCCAGCGCCGCCATGGCGGCGGGAGCGGCCTGCGCCACCCATCTGTTCAACGCGATGTCGCCCCTTGGCCATCGCGAGCCCGGACTGGTCGGCGCCATCCTGTCGTCGGACCTGCCGGCCGGTCTGATCGCCGACGGGATCCATGTGGTAGGCGAGACGTTGCGCGTGGCGCTCGCCGCGCGGCCCGACGGGCTGTTCCTGGTCTCCGACTGCATGGCCTTTGCAGGGTCCGGCCTGACCGAGATCACACTGGGCGGGCGTCGCATCCTGCGACGGGGGGGGCAACTGACGCTTGAGGATGGCACCCTGGCGGGGGCAGACCTGACGCTGCCGCGCGCCGTTTCGGTTCTGGCGTCGCTCGGCGTGCCGCTTGCCCGGATCCTGGCCATGGTCACGACGACACCCGCCCGGCTGATCGGGGCTGCGGCGGGCCGCCTCGGCCCGGGTTGCCGTGCCGATCTGGTGCATCTTGCCCCCGACCTGTCGCTTGCCGCTGTCTGGCGCGGGGGCGTCCCGCTGACGCACTGA
- a CDS encoding SIS domain-containing protein: MTDTHMAREVAEIPQAAARFLAKARGQVGAAAAALRAVDPGLIVTVARGSSDHAATYLKYAVELSAGIPVASVGPSVASIYRRPLRLTGAACIGISQSGQSPDIVEMMRAAGAGGALTLALTNHGESPMGRAVAHAIPLMAGPERSVAATKTFVASVLAGLALVAEWQEDNALRSALSNLPDALSAALALDWSALEDRLAVAQSLYVLGRGPAFAIACEAALKGKETCGLHAEAYSAAEVLHGPAAIVHARFPVLALGVDDAALPQVGATAERLAAQGADVFITGVQVPGAATLPSVPGLHPMVAPLVMATAWYRFVEALARRRGYDPDTPPHLRKVTETV; this comes from the coding sequence ATGACCGATACGCACATGGCGCGCGAGGTCGCCGAGATCCCGCAGGCCGCCGCCCGGTTCCTTGCCAAGGCGCGAGGCCAGGTTGGCGCCGCTGCAGCCGCGCTGCGGGCCGTCGACCCCGGCCTGATCGTGACCGTCGCCAGGGGATCGTCGGATCATGCCGCCACCTACCTGAAATATGCCGTGGAGCTTTCGGCCGGTATTCCGGTTGCTTCGGTTGGTCCCTCGGTCGCGTCGATCTACCGCCGTCCGCTGCGCCTGACCGGGGCGGCCTGCATCGGCATCTCGCAATCCGGCCAGAGCCCTGACATCGTCGAGATGATGCGCGCGGCGGGTGCCGGGGGGGCCCTGACGCTTGCGCTGACCAATCACGGCGAAAGCCCGATGGGGCGCGCCGTGGCGCATGCGATCCCGCTGATGGCGGGCCCGGAACGGTCGGTCGCCGCCACCAAGACCTTCGTCGCCTCGGTTCTGGCGGGTCTGGCGCTCGTGGCCGAGTGGCAGGAGGACAACGCGCTGCGTTCCGCCCTGTCGAACCTTCCCGACGCCCTTTCGGCGGCGCTTGCGCTCGACTGGTCGGCGCTTGAGGACCGGCTGGCGGTCGCGCAGTCGCTCTATGTTCTCGGGCGTGGTCCGGCGTTTGCGATCGCCTGCGAGGCGGCCCTGAAGGGCAAGGAAACCTGCGGCCTGCATGCCGAGGCCTATTCGGCCGCCGAGGTGCTGCACGGTCCGGCCGCCATCGTGCATGCGCGGTTTCCGGTGCTGGCGCTCGGCGTCGACGATGCCGCGCTGCCGCAGGTCGGCGCGACGGCGGAACGGCTGGCGGCGCAGGGGGCGGACGTCTTCATCACCGGGGTCCAGGTGCCCGGCGCGGCAACGCTGCCCTCGGTGCCGGGGCTGCACCCGATGGTTGCGCCGCTGGTGATGGCAACCGCCTGGTATCGTTTCGTCGAGGCACTGGCGCGGCGACGCGGCTATGACCCCGACACGCCACCCCACCTGCGCAAGGTGACGGAGACGGTCTGA
- a CDS encoding ATPase has translation MAFYLGLDGGGSGCRAAVSDAAGRVLARVEGGPANITSDAEGAARNILDTARRAMAAAGIDVIAGAAMGLAGANATGASERLRAALPFAPLRIETDAVTATLGALGGRDGIVAAIGTGSVFASAEGGRIRQIGGRGLVLGDEGSGAWMGRAALAAALRAEDGHAALTPFLSALIAEHGGSLGVIAAAGTARPADFAALAPRILAAAAEDVAAAAILAEALREVAAAIDILQAGRALPVVFLGGLGPAFRDRLAGRWPVAEPLGSALDGALMLARGAA, from the coding sequence ATGGCGTTCTATCTGGGACTCGACGGTGGCGGCAGTGGATGCCGGGCGGCGGTAAGCGACGCCGCGGGCCGTGTGCTGGCCCGGGTCGAGGGCGGACCTGCCAACATCACCTCGGACGCCGAAGGTGCGGCGCGCAACATCCTGGACACTGCGCGCAGGGCGATGGCAGCGGCCGGAATCGATGTGATTGCAGGTGCCGCCATGGGATTGGCCGGAGCGAACGCCACAGGTGCCAGCGAACGGCTGCGCGCCGCCCTGCCCTTCGCACCGCTGCGGATCGAGACCGACGCCGTGACCGCCACGCTCGGCGCGCTTGGCGGGCGGGACGGAATCGTGGCGGCGATCGGGACGGGTTCGGTGTTCGCAAGTGCCGAGGGCGGGCGGATTCGGCAGATCGGCGGACGCGGCCTTGTCCTGGGTGACGAGGGGTCGGGTGCCTGGATGGGCCGCGCGGCCCTCGCCGCCGCGCTGCGGGCCGAGGACGGCCACGCGGCGCTGACCCCGTTTCTCTCGGCGCTGATCGCGGAACACGGGGGCAGCCTTGGCGTCATCGCCGCCGCCGGGACGGCGCGCCCTGCCGACTTTGCGGCCCTTGCCCCCCGCATTCTCGCGGCGGCGGCCGAGGATGTCGCGGCGGCGGCGATCCTCGCCGAAGCACTGCGCGAGGTTGCCGCGGCAATCGACATCCTGCAGGCGGGCCGCGCGCTGCCCGTCGTGTTCCTGGGCGGCCTCGGCCCTGCATTCCGCGACCGCCTGGCAGGGCGCTGGCCGGTGGCAGAACCGCTGGGCAGCGCATTGGACGGCGCGCTGATGCTGGCGCGGGGGGCGGCGTGA